From the Silurus meridionalis isolate SWU-2019-XX chromosome 5, ASM1480568v1, whole genome shotgun sequence genome, one window contains:
- the zdhhc24 gene encoding probable palmitoyltransferase ZDHHC24 encodes MVKMVNFGNKVWCGMEKGCRHLPIILNTALVVSITAEVSYLVLMEAPLDPALKASEWSAHWKTMHLLAQYFMLGNITWNAFLFLKTSPSIRGVFLNGDIVGQGWRYCYTCETHTPPRCSHCYDCKVCVLRRDHHCVFFGQCVGFRNYRFFLSSLLFMWAGLLYAVVMNAEVFIVILKEGVTVHSFMLLMVPWIMLVTGQVTAQAFTFAFIADACVVGFLLVSAFLFFHVGLMLRGQTTREWYSARRPYSLGVLANVRECLGEHWYFCWLCPLIPSSLPGDGINFKVTGSLEPKQ; translated from the exons ATGGTGAAGATGGTGAATTTCGGGAATAAAGTGTGGTGTGGGATGGAGAAAGGTTGTCGTCACCTTCCCATCATACTCAATACAGCTCTGGTGGTTTCCATCACGGCTGAAGTGAGCTATCTGGTGTTGATGGAGGCCCCCCTGGACCCAGCACTGAAAGCATCAGAGTGGTCTGCTCACTGGAAGACAATGCATCTGCTGGCCCAGTACTTCATGCTGGGGAACATAACATGGAACGCCTTTTTGTTCCTTAAAACCAGCCCAAGTATCCGTGGAGTGTTTCTTAATGGAGATATCGTGGGGCAGGGTTGGAG GTACTGTTACACCTGTGAGACACACACTCCTCCAAGGTGCTCGCATTGTTATGACTGCAAAGTGTGTGTCCTGCGCCGGGATCACCACTGTGTCTTTTTCGGCCAGTGTGTGGGCTTCCGCAATTACCGCTTCTTCCTGAGCAGTCTGCTGTTCATGTGGGCTGGCCTGCTGTACGCTGTGGTGATGAACGCTGAGGTCTTTATTGTCATCTTAAAGGAAGGTGTTACTGTTCACAGCTTCATGCTGCTCATGGTGCCATGGATTATGCTGGTCACTG GTCAGGTGACCGCTCAAGCCTTCACCTTTGCCTTTATTGCCGACGCATGTGTTGTGGGCTTCCTGCTGGTCTccgctttcctttttttccatgTGGGCTTGATGCTGAGAGGGCAGACGACGAGGGAATGGTATTCAGCCCGGCGGCCGTACAGTCTCGGAGTACTTGCCAACGTCCGTGAGTGTTTGGGAGAGCACTGGTACTTCTGCTGGCTATGTCCTCTTATTCCCTCCTCCCTTCCCGGCGACGGCATCAACTTCAAAGTCACTGGATCTCTTGAGCCCAAGCAGTGA